A region of Oryctolagus cuniculus chromosome 3, mOryCun1.1, whole genome shotgun sequence DNA encodes the following proteins:
- the STK11IP gene encoding serine/threonine-protein kinase 11-interacting protein isoform X2, whose protein sequence is MTTAPRDSVVWKLAGLLRESGDAILSGCSTLSLLTGTLQQLNRIFELYLGPWGPGQTGFVALPSHPADSPIILQLQFLFDVLQKTLSLKLVYVPGPGLPGPIKIFPFKSLRQLELRGVPLHCLYGLRAIYSQLETLICSRSIQALEDLSELCHLDISYNRLHLVPRMGPSGAALGILILRGNELQSLRGLEQLRNLRHLDVAYNLLEGHRELSPLWLLTELRKLYLEGNPLWFHPEHRATTVQYLSPRARDAAPGFLLDGRVLSPRDFQTPASLGLGPSAPPVPWVAGSVTETSGGPELSDSLSSGGIVTQPPLRKVKSRVRVRRASISEPSDTDPEPRTLEPSPAEWFVQQHRELELLNSFRERFGCDWLQYRSHLETSGSPVPAASRTAALSTPPLDSPDPETLSSTLPSLLPAEKGATSPEESPPEMSEEGRLGAEPQEDEEGAEQEEEEEAKEEEEQAQKEVAVELCRPMLVCPLQGPEGVRGRECFLRVTAAHLFEVELQAARTLERLELQCLEAAEVEPETPSQQEPEPEGSGLPPGAPVLVLHFSYICPDRRLRRYAVLEPDAHVAAQELLAVLSPVAGRAQQQLGEARDLRGGRFQCLRCGREFKPHSEEGWRPLFRMTESPAVCPHCGSDHVVLLALSGTTPTWEQEQGELSPVPCQSLSPVCDPSGHGDHLDGADGVPPQPPITHTRSSWSLSPPLERCGLRSVDHRLRLFLDVEVFGDAQEEFQCCVKVPVVLAGHTEFPCLVVVSDHRLYLLKVTGEIRGPPAGWLQPTLAIPLQDLSDIELGLAGQSLRLEWAAGAGGCVLLPRDARRCRVFLEELMDVLGSLPPTRRNCISAREEEVTPQHRLWPLLGKDASSEAPQFFYLRAFLVEGPSVCPVSLLLTLSTLYLLDEDAAEPPLPAASGEASEKAPASGLGPSLHVRGQQPLSSLSSVLLYRTAPEALRLVFYDEVSRLESFWALRVVCREQLTALLAWIREPWEELFSIGLRTVTQEALDLDR, encoded by the exons ATGACGACCGCCCCGCGGGACTCAGTGGTGTGGAAACTTGCGGGACTGCTGCGGGAGTCCG GGGACGCCATCCTGTCTGGCTGTAGCACACTGAGCCTGCTCACTGGCACGCTGCAGCAGCTGAACCGCATATTTGAGCTGTACCTGGGGCCATGGGGCCCTGGCCAGACAGGCTTCGTggctctgccctcccaccctgccgACTCTCCCATCATCCTCCAGCTGCAGTTCCTCTTCGATGTGCTGCAGAAAACGCTTTCCCTCAAG CTGGTCTATGTTCCTGGTCCTGGCCTCCCAGGACCCATCAAGATTTTTCCCTTCAAGTCTCTTCGGCAGCTGGAG CTCCGAGGTGTCCCCCTCCACTGCCTGTATGGACTCCGTGCCATCTACTCGCAGCTGGAGACCCTGATTTGCAGCAGGAGCATCCAGGCTTTGGAG GATTTGTCTGAGCTCTGCCATCTGGACATCTCCTATAACCGCCTGCATTTGGTGCCGAGAATGGGACCCTCCGGGGCTGCTCTGGGGATCTTGATCCTGCGAGGCAATGAGCTTCAGAGCCTGCGTG gcctggAGCAGCTGAGGAACCTGCGGCACCTGGATGTGGCGTACAACCTGCTGGAAGGACACAGGGAGCTGTCGCCGCTGTGGCTGCTGACTGAGCTCCGCAAG CTCTACCTGGAGGGGAATCCTCTGTGGTTCCACCCCGAGCACCGAGCCACCACTGTCCAGTACCTGTCACCGCgggccagggatgctgctccTGGT TTCCTTCTTGATGGCCGGGTCTTGTCACCGAGGGACTTCCAG ACCCCTGCTTCTTTGGGGCTTGGCCCGTCTGCCCCACCTGTGCCCTGGGTAGCAGGGAGTGTGACCGAAACCTCAGGTGGCCCTGAGCTGAGTGACAGCCTCTCCTCAGGGGGCATTGTGACCCAGCCCCCACTTCGGAAGGTTAAG AGCCGAGTGCGCGTGAGGCGGGCCAGCATCTCTGAGCCCAGCGACACAGACCCGGAGCCGCGGACTCTGGAGCCCTCCCCTGCCG aatGGTTTGTGCAGCAGCACCGGGAGCTGGAGCTCCTGAACAGCTTCCGGGAGCGCTTTGGCTGTGACTGGCTGCAGTACCGGAGCCACCTGGAGACCTCTGGGAGCCCCgttcctgctgcctccaggaccGCCGCCCTCAGCACACCTCCTCTGGACTCCCCGGATCCAGAGACGCTGTCCAGCACCCTGCCCAGCCTTCTGCCCGCAGAGAAGGGAGCCACAAGCCCCGAGGAGTCACCCCCAGAAATGTCAGAGGAGGGCAGGTTGGGGGCAGAGCCGCAGGAGGACGAGGAGGGGGCggaacaggaggaagaggaggaagcaaaggaggaagaggagcaggcccAGAAGGAAGTAGCAG TGGAGCTCTGCCGCCCCATGCTGGTGTGTCCcctgcaggggcccgagggcgTGCGGGGCCGGGAGTGCTTTCTCCGGGTCACTGCTGCCCACCTGTTTGAGGTGGAACTCCAGGCGGCTCGAACCCTGGAACGGCTGGAGCTCCAGTGTCTGGAGGCCGCTGAGGTAGAGCCCGAGACGCCAAGCCAGCAAGAGCCAGAGCCCGAG GGCTCAGGCCTGCCCCCTGGGGCCCCCGTCCTCGTGCTGCACTTCTCCTACATTTGCCCTGACCGGCGCTTGCGTCGCTATGCGGTGCTGGAGCCCGATGCTCACGTGGCTGCCCAG GAGCTGCTTGCCGTGCTGAGCCCAGTCGCTGGCAGAGCTCAGCAGCAGCTGGGGGAAGCCAGGGACCTGCGGGGGGGCAGATTCCAGTGTCTGCGTTGTGGCCGTGAGTTCAAGCCCCACAGTGAGGAAGGCTGGAGGCCTCTGTTCCGAATGACAG AATCTCCTGCTGTGTGTCCACACTGTGGTAGTGACCATGTGGTTCTTCTGGCTCTGTCTGGGACAACCCCTAcctgggagcaggagcagggagagCTGTCGCCGGTTCCCTGTCAGTCCTTGAGCCCTGTCTGTGACCCCTCTGGCCACGGCGACCACCTTGATGGGGCTGACGGCGTCCCACCCCAGCCACCGATCACCCACacccgcagcagctggagcctcAGCCCCC CCCTTGAGCGCTGTGGCCTGCGCTCCGTGGACCACCGGCTCCGGCTCTTCCTGGATGTCGAGGTGTTCGGCGATGCCCAGGAGGAGTTCCAATGCTGCGTCAAG GTGCCCGTGGTGCTGGCCGGCCACACGGAATTCCCGTGCCTCGTGGTCGTGTCTGATCACAGGCTTTACCTGTTGAAGGTGACGGGGGAGATCCG CGGGCCTCCGGCTGGCTGGCTGCAGCCGACCCTGGCCATTCCGCTGCAGGATCTGAGTGACATAGAGCTGGGCCTGGCAGGACAGAGCCTGCGGCTGGAGTGGGCGGCTGGGGCGGGAGGCTGTGTGCTGCTGCCCCGAGATGCCAGGCGTTGCCGGGTCTTCCTAGAGGAGCTCATGG ATGTCCTGGGGTCTCTGCCCCCTACCCGGAGGAACTGCATCAGcgccagggaggaggaggtgaccccacagcaccggctctg GCCACTGCTAGGAAAAGACGCTTCGTCGGAGGCCCCCCAGTTCTTCTACCTCCGGGCGTTCCTGGTGGAAG gcccctctgtgTGCCCCGTGTCCCTGTTGCTGACTCTGTCCACCCTGTACCTGTTAGACGAGGATGCGGCAGAGCCCCCTCTTCCAGCAGCTTCGGGTGAAGCCTCTGAGAAGGCCCCCGCATCGGGGCTGGGCCCTTCCCTGCACGTCCGGGGGCAGCAGCCCCTGAGCAGCCTGAGCTCCGTGCTGCTCTACCGCACAGCCCCGGAGGCGCTGCGCCTGGTCTTCTAcgatgag GTGTCGCGGCTGGAGAGCTTTTGGGCACTGCGTGTTGTGTGTCGGGAGCAGCTGACAGCCCTGCTGGCCTGGATCCGGGAGCCCTGGGAGGAGTTGTTTTCCATTGGACTACGGACGGTGACCCAAGAGGCCCTGGACCTTGACCGTTGA
- the STK11IP gene encoding serine/threonine-protein kinase 11-interacting protein isoform X1, with protein MTTAPRDSVVWKLAGLLRESGDAILSGCSTLSLLTGTLQQLNRIFELYLGPWGPGQTGFVALPSHPADSPIILQLQFLFDVLQKTLSLKLVYVPGPGLPGPIKIFPFKSLRQLELRGVPLHCLYGLRAIYSQLETLICSRSIQALEELLSACGGDLCSALPWLALLSADFSYNALTALDSSLRLLSALRFLNLSHNQVQDCKGFLMDLSELCHLDISYNRLHLVPRMGPSGAALGILILRGNELQSLRGLEQLRNLRHLDVAYNLLEGHRELSPLWLLTELRKLYLEGNPLWFHPEHRATTVQYLSPRARDAAPGFLLDGRVLSPRDFQTPASLGLGPSAPPVPWVAGSVTETSGGPELSDSLSSGGIVTQPPLRKVKSRVRVRRASISEPSDTDPEPRTLEPSPAEWFVQQHRELELLNSFRERFGCDWLQYRSHLETSGSPVPAASRTAALSTPPLDSPDPETLSSTLPSLLPAEKGATSPEESPPEMSEEGRLGAEPQEDEEGAEQEEEEEAKEEEEQAQKEVAVELCRPMLVCPLQGPEGVRGRECFLRVTAAHLFEVELQAARTLERLELQCLEAAEVEPETPSQQEPEPEGSGLPPGAPVLVLHFSYICPDRRLRRYAVLEPDAHVAAQELLAVLSPVAGRAQQQLGEARDLRGGRFQCLRCGREFKPHSEEGWRPLFRMTESPAVCPHCGSDHVVLLALSGTTPTWEQEQGELSPVPCQSLSPVCDPSGHGDHLDGADGVPPQPPITHTRSSWSLSPPLERCGLRSVDHRLRLFLDVEVFGDAQEEFQCCVKVPVVLAGHTEFPCLVVVSDHRLYLLKVTGEIRGPPAGWLQPTLAIPLQDLSDIELGLAGQSLRLEWAAGAGGCVLLPRDARRCRVFLEELMDVLGSLPPTRRNCISAREEEVTPQHRLWPLLGKDASSEAPQFFYLRAFLVEGPSVCPVSLLLTLSTLYLLDEDAAEPPLPAASGEASEKAPASGLGPSLHVRGQQPLSSLSSVLLYRTAPEALRLVFYDEVSRLESFWALRVVCREQLTALLAWIREPWEELFSIGLRTVTQEALDLDR; from the exons ATGACGACCGCCCCGCGGGACTCAGTGGTGTGGAAACTTGCGGGACTGCTGCGGGAGTCCG GGGACGCCATCCTGTCTGGCTGTAGCACACTGAGCCTGCTCACTGGCACGCTGCAGCAGCTGAACCGCATATTTGAGCTGTACCTGGGGCCATGGGGCCCTGGCCAGACAGGCTTCGTggctctgccctcccaccctgccgACTCTCCCATCATCCTCCAGCTGCAGTTCCTCTTCGATGTGCTGCAGAAAACGCTTTCCCTCAAG CTGGTCTATGTTCCTGGTCCTGGCCTCCCAGGACCCATCAAGATTTTTCCCTTCAAGTCTCTTCGGCAGCTGGAG CTCCGAGGTGTCCCCCTCCACTGCCTGTATGGACTCCGTGCCATCTACTCGCAGCTGGAGACCCTGATTTGCAGCAGGAGCATCCAGGCTTTGGAG GAGCTGCTCTCGGCCTGTGGAGGTGacctctgctctgccctgccctggctggctcTGCTTTCCGCGGACTTCAGCTACAATGCACTGACTGCCTTAGACAGCTCCTTG CGCCTCCTGTCAGCCCTGCGCTTCTTGAACCTGAGCCACAATCAAGTCCAGGACTGCAAGGGCTTCCTCATG GATTTGTCTGAGCTCTGCCATCTGGACATCTCCTATAACCGCCTGCATTTGGTGCCGAGAATGGGACCCTCCGGGGCTGCTCTGGGGATCTTGATCCTGCGAGGCAATGAGCTTCAGAGCCTGCGTG gcctggAGCAGCTGAGGAACCTGCGGCACCTGGATGTGGCGTACAACCTGCTGGAAGGACACAGGGAGCTGTCGCCGCTGTGGCTGCTGACTGAGCTCCGCAAG CTCTACCTGGAGGGGAATCCTCTGTGGTTCCACCCCGAGCACCGAGCCACCACTGTCCAGTACCTGTCACCGCgggccagggatgctgctccTGGT TTCCTTCTTGATGGCCGGGTCTTGTCACCGAGGGACTTCCAG ACCCCTGCTTCTTTGGGGCTTGGCCCGTCTGCCCCACCTGTGCCCTGGGTAGCAGGGAGTGTGACCGAAACCTCAGGTGGCCCTGAGCTGAGTGACAGCCTCTCCTCAGGGGGCATTGTGACCCAGCCCCCACTTCGGAAGGTTAAG AGCCGAGTGCGCGTGAGGCGGGCCAGCATCTCTGAGCCCAGCGACACAGACCCGGAGCCGCGGACTCTGGAGCCCTCCCCTGCCG aatGGTTTGTGCAGCAGCACCGGGAGCTGGAGCTCCTGAACAGCTTCCGGGAGCGCTTTGGCTGTGACTGGCTGCAGTACCGGAGCCACCTGGAGACCTCTGGGAGCCCCgttcctgctgcctccaggaccGCCGCCCTCAGCACACCTCCTCTGGACTCCCCGGATCCAGAGACGCTGTCCAGCACCCTGCCCAGCCTTCTGCCCGCAGAGAAGGGAGCCACAAGCCCCGAGGAGTCACCCCCAGAAATGTCAGAGGAGGGCAGGTTGGGGGCAGAGCCGCAGGAGGACGAGGAGGGGGCggaacaggaggaagaggaggaagcaaaggaggaagaggagcaggcccAGAAGGAAGTAGCAG TGGAGCTCTGCCGCCCCATGCTGGTGTGTCCcctgcaggggcccgagggcgTGCGGGGCCGGGAGTGCTTTCTCCGGGTCACTGCTGCCCACCTGTTTGAGGTGGAACTCCAGGCGGCTCGAACCCTGGAACGGCTGGAGCTCCAGTGTCTGGAGGCCGCTGAGGTAGAGCCCGAGACGCCAAGCCAGCAAGAGCCAGAGCCCGAG GGCTCAGGCCTGCCCCCTGGGGCCCCCGTCCTCGTGCTGCACTTCTCCTACATTTGCCCTGACCGGCGCTTGCGTCGCTATGCGGTGCTGGAGCCCGATGCTCACGTGGCTGCCCAG GAGCTGCTTGCCGTGCTGAGCCCAGTCGCTGGCAGAGCTCAGCAGCAGCTGGGGGAAGCCAGGGACCTGCGGGGGGGCAGATTCCAGTGTCTGCGTTGTGGCCGTGAGTTCAAGCCCCACAGTGAGGAAGGCTGGAGGCCTCTGTTCCGAATGACAG AATCTCCTGCTGTGTGTCCACACTGTGGTAGTGACCATGTGGTTCTTCTGGCTCTGTCTGGGACAACCCCTAcctgggagcaggagcagggagagCTGTCGCCGGTTCCCTGTCAGTCCTTGAGCCCTGTCTGTGACCCCTCTGGCCACGGCGACCACCTTGATGGGGCTGACGGCGTCCCACCCCAGCCACCGATCACCCACacccgcagcagctggagcctcAGCCCCC CCCTTGAGCGCTGTGGCCTGCGCTCCGTGGACCACCGGCTCCGGCTCTTCCTGGATGTCGAGGTGTTCGGCGATGCCCAGGAGGAGTTCCAATGCTGCGTCAAG GTGCCCGTGGTGCTGGCCGGCCACACGGAATTCCCGTGCCTCGTGGTCGTGTCTGATCACAGGCTTTACCTGTTGAAGGTGACGGGGGAGATCCG CGGGCCTCCGGCTGGCTGGCTGCAGCCGACCCTGGCCATTCCGCTGCAGGATCTGAGTGACATAGAGCTGGGCCTGGCAGGACAGAGCCTGCGGCTGGAGTGGGCGGCTGGGGCGGGAGGCTGTGTGCTGCTGCCCCGAGATGCCAGGCGTTGCCGGGTCTTCCTAGAGGAGCTCATGG ATGTCCTGGGGTCTCTGCCCCCTACCCGGAGGAACTGCATCAGcgccagggaggaggaggtgaccccacagcaccggctctg GCCACTGCTAGGAAAAGACGCTTCGTCGGAGGCCCCCCAGTTCTTCTACCTCCGGGCGTTCCTGGTGGAAG gcccctctgtgTGCCCCGTGTCCCTGTTGCTGACTCTGTCCACCCTGTACCTGTTAGACGAGGATGCGGCAGAGCCCCCTCTTCCAGCAGCTTCGGGTGAAGCCTCTGAGAAGGCCCCCGCATCGGGGCTGGGCCCTTCCCTGCACGTCCGGGGGCAGCAGCCCCTGAGCAGCCTGAGCTCCGTGCTGCTCTACCGCACAGCCCCGGAGGCGCTGCGCCTGGTCTTCTAcgatgag GTGTCGCGGCTGGAGAGCTTTTGGGCACTGCGTGTTGTGTGTCGGGAGCAGCTGACAGCCCTGCTGGCCTGGATCCGGGAGCCCTGGGAGGAGTTGTTTTCCATTGGACTACGGACGGTGACCCAAGAGGCCCTGGACCTTGACCGTTGA